In Coriobacteriaceae bacterium, a single window of DNA contains:
- a CDS encoding sugar nucleotide-binding protein translates to MADIAFEKDLAVNETGIGGLKVVDLAVHGDSRGWFKENWQRAKMTALGIPDLKVVQNNISYNDSRGVTRGIHAEPWDKFISVARGSVFGAWVDLREGSETFGKVFTCTLDPSRAIYVPRGVGNSFQALEDGTAYTYLVDAHWSLELKKTYTFVNLADPELAIEWPIPLDQATVSEADLNHPMLADVVPMAPKRTLVTGCNGQLGHAVRELAEERGVAKDFDFCDIDTFDMSDPEAYSEYDWSLYGTVINCGAYTAVDRAETPEGRVAAWKANATGPALLARTCAGHDITLVHVSSDYVFDGTAEVHTEEEPLSPLSVYGQTKAAGDIAVAGCPRHYIMRSSWVIGEGHNFVKTMKGLSDRVADPEDKLTQVTVVDDQLGRLTFTRDMAEAIFHVLGTHAPYGTYDCTGSGAVKSWADIARAVFEAANGNGEKVVPVSTADYYAGAAGPIAPRPVHSALDLSRLESVGFHMPDWEEELGEYLK, encoded by the coding sequence ATGGCAGACATCGCATTCGAGAAGGACCTCGCCGTCAACGAGACCGGCATCGGGGGCCTGAAGGTCGTCGACCTCGCCGTCCACGGCGACTCGCGCGGCTGGTTCAAGGAGAACTGGCAGCGCGCCAAGATGACCGCGCTGGGCATCCCCGACCTCAAGGTCGTCCAGAACAATATCTCCTACAACGACAGCCGCGGCGTCACCCGCGGCATCCACGCCGAGCCCTGGGACAAGTTCATCTCCGTGGCGCGCGGCTCGGTCTTCGGCGCCTGGGTCGACCTTCGCGAGGGCAGCGAGACCTTCGGCAAGGTGTTCACCTGCACCCTGGACCCGTCTAGGGCCATCTACGTCCCACGCGGCGTGGGCAACTCCTTCCAGGCGCTCGAGGACGGCACCGCCTACACCTACCTGGTGGACGCCCACTGGTCGCTGGAGCTGAAGAAGACCTACACGTTCGTGAACCTCGCCGACCCCGAGCTCGCCATCGAGTGGCCGATCCCGCTCGACCAGGCCACCGTCTCCGAGGCCGACCTCAACCACCCGATGCTCGCCGACGTCGTCCCCATGGCGCCGAAGCGCACCCTCGTCACCGGCTGCAACGGCCAGCTGGGGCATGCGGTAAGAGAGCTCGCCGAGGAGCGCGGCGTCGCCAAGGACTTCGACTTCTGCGACATCGACACCTTCGACATGTCCGACCCGGAGGCCTATTCCGAATACGACTGGTCGCTCTACGGCACCGTGATCAACTGCGGCGCCTACACCGCCGTGGACAGGGCCGAGACCCCCGAGGGGCGTGTCGCCGCCTGGAAGGCCAACGCGACCGGCCCGGCGCTGCTCGCTCGCACCTGCGCCGGGCACGACATCACCCTGGTCCACGTGTCCAGCGACTACGTCTTCGACGGCACGGCCGAGGTCCATACCGAGGAGGAGCCCCTCAGCCCGCTCTCCGTCTACGGCCAGACCAAGGCTGCCGGCGACATCGCCGTGGCAGGGTGCCCGCGCCACTACATCATGCGCTCCAGCTGGGTCATCGGCGAGGGCCACAACTTCGTGAAGACCATGAAGGGGCTGTCCGACCGCGTCGCCGATCCGGAGGATAAGCTCACGCAGGTCACGGTCGTGGACGACCAACTGGGACGCCTGACCTTCACGCGCGACATGGCGGAGGCCATCTTCCACGTGCTGGGGACGCACGCCCCCTACGGCACCTACGACTGCACCGGCTCCGGCGCCGTCAAGTCCTGGGCGGACATCGCCCGCGCCGTCTTCGAGGCCGCCAACGGCAACGGCGAGAAGGTCGTGCCGGTCAGCACCGCCGACTACTACGCCGGCGCCGCCGGCCCAATCGCACCGCGCCCGGTCCACTCCGCGCTCGACCTGTCCAGACTCGAGTCGGTCGGCTTCCACATGCCCGACTGGGAGGAAGAGCTGGGGGAGTATCTCAAGTAG
- a CDS encoding DUF2304 domain-containing protein, whose product MTLTLRALLIFFAALVFFFVIRKLKRSQMRVLDSMFWLLFSFSFVIFGIFPEIALFISSELGFVSASNFVFLYVIAVLVVRDFSNCLRLSKQEERINGLAQSIALDSDDS is encoded by the coding sequence ATGACTCTTACATTGCGGGCGCTGCTGATTTTTTTTGCTGCCCTGGTGTTCTTTTTCGTTATCCGCAAATTGAAGAGGTCCCAGATGCGGGTTCTTGATTCCATGTTCTGGCTTTTATTCAGCTTTAGCTTTGTGATATTTGGCATTTTTCCTGAGATAGCGCTTTTTATTTCTTCTGAACTTGGCTTTGTGTCAGCTTCAAATTTTGTATTTCTTTATGTTATTGCCGTCCTCGTGGTAAGGGACTTTTCGAATTGTCTTCGCCTTTCGAAGCAGGAGGAGCGCATTAATGGCCTGGCCCAGTCAATTGCGCTTGATAGCGATGATTCTTAG
- the rfbB gene encoding dTDP-glucose 4,6-dehydratase, with amino-acid sequence MAEETFSPRNIIVTGGCGFIGSNFVHYVVDNHPGVHVTVLDKLTYAGNPENIAGLPADRVELVVGDICDAGLLDELVPGHDAIVHYAAESHNDNSIADPEPFLRTNVEGTFRLLEAVRKYGIRYHHVSTDEVYGDLALDDPAKFTEETPYHPSSPYSSTKASSDMLVRAWTRTYGLRATISNCSNNYGPYQHVEKFIPRQITNIVDGVRPKLYGRGENVRDWIHTEDHSSAVWDILTKGRMGETYLIGADGEKNNITVLRMILEAMGRDPEDFDWVADRPGHDRRYAIDSTKLQRELGWRPAHTDFAEGLRATIDWYVANESWWRPAKEATEARYRAQGQ; translated from the coding sequence ATGGCAGAGGAGACCTTCTCCCCCAGGAACATCATCGTCACGGGCGGCTGCGGCTTCATCGGCAGCAACTTCGTCCACTACGTCGTGGACAACCACCCGGGCGTCCACGTCACCGTCCTGGACAAGCTGACCTACGCCGGCAACCCCGAGAACATCGCGGGGCTGCCGGCGGACCGCGTGGAGCTCGTCGTGGGCGACATCTGCGATGCCGGGCTGCTCGATGAGCTCGTCCCGGGCCACGACGCCATCGTGCACTACGCCGCCGAGAGCCACAACGACAACTCCATCGCCGACCCGGAGCCGTTCCTCCGCACCAACGTCGAGGGCACCTTCCGCCTGCTGGAGGCCGTCCGCAAGTACGGCATCCGCTACCACCACGTCTCCACCGACGAGGTCTACGGCGACCTGGCGCTCGACGACCCGGCGAAGTTCACCGAGGAGACGCCCTACCACCCGTCCTCGCCGTACAGCTCGACCAAGGCGAGCTCCGACATGCTCGTGCGCGCATGGACCCGCACCTACGGCCTGCGCGCCACGATCTCCAACTGCTCCAACAACTACGGCCCCTACCAGCACGTGGAGAAGTTCATCCCCAGGCAGATCACCAACATCGTCGACGGCGTCCGCCCCAAGCTCTACGGCCGCGGCGAGAACGTCCGCGACTGGATCCACACCGAGGACCACTCCTCGGCCGTCTGGGACATCCTGACCAAGGGCCGCATGGGGGAGACCTACCTCATCGGCGCCGACGGCGAGAAGAACAACATCACCGTCCTGCGCATGATCCTCGAGGCCATGGGCCGCGACCCCGAGGACTTCGACTGGGTCGCCGACCGCCCCGGCCACGACCGCCGCTACGCCATCGACAGCACGAAGCTCCAGCGCGAGCTCGGCTGGAGGCCGGCCCACACCGACTTCGCCGAGGGCCTGAGGGCCACCATCGACTGGTACGTCGCCAACGAGTCCTGGTGGCGCCCGGCCAAGGAGGCCACCGAGGCCAGGTACCGCGCGCAGGGCCAGTAG
- a CDS encoding glycosyltransferase family 2 protein — MDYSNIAVIIPCYNEALTIGKVVDDFHRELPDATVYVYDNNSADNTAQIAKQHGATVRHEPRQGKGNVCRQMFRDIDAECYLMVDGDDTYPAEAAKSLCEPILNGEADMTVGDRLSNGTYAEENKRAFHGFGNNLVRAMIKWIYGYSFDDVMTGYRAMSKPFVKTFPVLSEGFQIETELSIHAVDHRWRIKDVPVEYRDRPAGSESKLNTVSDGIKVIAMIGTLFKDYRPLKFFSLIAFIFAIIGLTLGIPIIAEYFQTGLVPRFPTAMLAVSFMFLCGLSLATGLILDSIAKVEKKQWELQVYSKTECNH, encoded by the coding sequence ATGGACTATTCGAATATCGCCGTCATTATCCCTTGCTACAACGAAGCATTAACGATCGGCAAAGTTGTCGATGATTTTCACCGCGAATTGCCAGACGCAACAGTATACGTTTACGACAACAATTCCGCCGACAATACGGCACAGATAGCCAAGCAGCACGGGGCCACAGTGCGACATGAACCAAGGCAGGGCAAAGGCAACGTCTGCCGCCAAATGTTTCGCGATATCGACGCCGAGTGCTACTTGATGGTTGATGGAGACGACACGTACCCCGCCGAAGCCGCCAAATCGCTCTGTGAGCCCATCCTTAATGGCGAGGCAGACATGACCGTCGGCGATCGTCTCTCTAATGGCACCTATGCAGAAGAGAACAAAAGAGCATTTCACGGGTTCGGAAACAATCTTGTTCGCGCCATGATCAAGTGGATTTACGGCTATAGCTTCGACGACGTCATGACCGGCTACCGAGCCATGAGCAAGCCTTTCGTAAAGACCTTCCCCGTCTTGAGTGAAGGCTTCCAAATCGAAACCGAGCTCTCCATTCATGCCGTCGACCACCGCTGGCGCATAAAAGATGTGCCGGTGGAGTATCGCGATAGACCCGCAGGCTCCGAGTCCAAGCTCAACACAGTTAGCGACGGCATTAAGGTAATCGCAATGATCGGAACACTCTTTAAGGACTATCGTCCGCTCAAATTCTTTAGTCTTATTGCATTCATCTTTGCCATCATAGGTCTCACTCTCGGAATCCCAATTATTGCGGAGTACTTCCAAACCGGCTTAGTCCCCCGCTTCCCCACAGCCATGCTCGCGGTCTCATTCATGTTTCTGTGCGGGCTGAGCCTGGCAACCGGCCTCATCCTCGACTCAATAGCAAAAGTTGAGAAAAAGCAATGGGAACTGCAGGTGTATAGCAAAACAGAATGCAATCACTAG
- a CDS encoding glycosyltransferase family 8 protein, with protein MNLVYTIDNNFVPQLAANIQSVKQNNPNIQLNFYILSMGLSKANVDYLTDFFSDKLCDVIIIDISDFKDRIAFEFDTTGWNEIVLARLLLDNYLPNEIERVIYLDADTICRSSLREFWQADLDGKTIAMAPEPTADRNRRTSLGIASYPYCNAGVVLFNLKKWRDNDIEKGILNFCKQNKDKLFANDQDALNVYLKDDIKVMSISYNYSNIFDYYPFEYLNKLMPNFCNKIEFEHARANPAIVHFLGEDRPWRAGNTHRFSSDYFYYLRQTPWSKAPIEYGWEHYYKAWRLFNTITSPFPSARYKAITSFIPFFMKVRAKKRRQDESR; from the coding sequence ATGAATCTCGTTTATACGATTGATAACAATTTTGTTCCTCAATTGGCCGCGAATATTCAATCGGTAAAACAAAACAACCCTAATATCCAATTGAATTTCTATATATTATCGATGGGTTTAAGTAAAGCAAATGTTGACTATTTAACAGATTTTTTCTCAGATAAGCTATGCGATGTAATCATCATTGACATCAGCGATTTTAAAGACAGGATTGCATTTGAATTCGACACAACGGGATGGAATGAGATTGTCCTTGCACGACTCCTGCTAGACAATTATCTTCCAAATGAAATTGAAAGGGTCATATACTTAGATGCTGACACAATTTGCAGGTCATCTTTAAGGGAGTTCTGGCAAGCTGACCTAGATGGAAAGACTATCGCCATGGCGCCGGAGCCCACAGCAGACAGAAATAGAAGAACAAGCCTCGGCATTGCCTCCTATCCATACTGCAATGCCGGTGTCGTTCTCTTTAATTTGAAAAAATGGAGGGATAACGACATTGAGAAAGGAATACTGAATTTCTGCAAACAGAATAAAGATAAGTTGTTCGCAAACGATCAGGATGCCTTAAACGTCTATCTCAAGGACGACATCAAAGTGATGTCAATTTCTTACAATTATTCAAATATTTTCGATTACTATCCTTTTGAATATTTAAATAAACTTATGCCAAACTTCTGCAACAAAATAGAATTCGAACATGCCAGAGCGAATCCGGCTATTGTTCATTTTCTCGGAGAAGATCGTCCTTGGCGAGCTGGAAACACCCATCGATTCTCTTCAGACTATTTCTATTATCTTAGACAAACCCCTTGGTCTAAAGCTCCAATCGAATATGGCTGGGAGCATTACTACAAGGCATGGCGTTTGTTCAATACAATTACTTCGCCCTTTCCTTCCGCGAGATACAAAGCCATCACCTCGTTTATTCCTTTTTTCATGAAAGTTCGAGCAAAGAAAAGGAGGCAAGATGAATCCCGATAA
- a CDS encoding glycosyltransferase family 2 protein — protein MYSKYNHTFVVCAYGKSPYLIDCVESLLNQSIQSNVIISTSTPNDLIASVADRYGLPLFINEGAAGIAHDWNCAVNHCPTELITIAHQDDVYSCSYVESMLERVNQSRKPLIFFTDYEELRDGSVCSSSLLLNIKRILLFPLKSKQLSSKKFVKRLSLSFGSSICCPSVTLVLPNLKTPIFKEGFKSNLDWEAWEQISQLDGDFCYCSEKLTRHRIHSGSETSALIKDNTRTTEDYLMLRKFWPDKIARLINVLYSKGQNSNTL, from the coding sequence TTGTATAGCAAATACAATCATACCTTTGTTGTTTGCGCGTATGGAAAATCGCCTTATTTGATTGACTGCGTTGAATCACTTTTAAATCAATCCATACAATCTAATGTCATTATCTCGACAAGCACTCCTAACGATCTAATCGCTTCGGTTGCCGATCGTTACGGTTTGCCTTTATTTATCAATGAAGGTGCTGCGGGTATAGCTCATGACTGGAATTGCGCTGTCAATCATTGTCCAACTGAGCTAATTACTATTGCGCATCAAGACGATGTTTACTCTTGCTCATATGTCGAAAGTATGCTCGAGCGAGTGAACCAGAGCCGCAAACCTTTGATTTTTTTTACGGATTATGAGGAGCTTCGCGATGGCTCGGTCTGTTCTTCGAGTTTGCTCCTAAACATAAAAAGGATTTTATTGTTTCCCCTGAAAAGTAAACAATTATCTTCAAAAAAGTTCGTAAAACGCCTTTCTCTTTCTTTTGGGTCATCAATCTGTTGTCCATCGGTGACCTTAGTCCTGCCCAATTTAAAAACTCCGATTTTTAAGGAAGGCTTTAAATCGAATTTGGATTGGGAAGCATGGGAACAAATATCTCAACTGGATGGAGACTTCTGCTATTGTTCAGAAAAGCTCACAAGGCATAGAATACATTCTGGATCTGAAACGTCTGCACTTATTAAAGATAATACGCGCACTACAGAAGATTATTTGATGCTTCGAAAGTTTTGGCCAGATAAGATCGCGCGTCTAATCAATGTTTTATACTCGAAAGGCCAAAATAGTAATACTTTATAA
- the rfbA gene encoding glucose-1-phosphate thymidylyltransferase RfbA: MKGIILAGGSGTRLYPLTLVTSKQLLPVYDKPMIYYPLSTLMLAGIRDILVISTPTDLPNFERLLGDGSRYGVNLSYAEQPSPDGLAQAFTIGEDFIAGEPCALVLGDNIFYGNGLSRHLTRAVQNAESGRATVFGYHVDDPERFGVVEFDGEGRAVSIEEKPERPKSSYAVTGLYFYPGDVAAKAHEVRPSARGELEITTLNQMYLEEGTLSVVTLGRGYAWLDTGTMESLHEAAEFVRAVEHSQDLPVSVPEEIAWENGWITTAGLEEAAKAYGKSVYGRHLKKVAAGEIVNSPREY; this comes from the coding sequence ATGAAAGGCATTATCCTCGCCGGCGGGTCCGGCACCCGCCTGTATCCGCTCACGCTCGTGACCTCCAAGCAGCTGCTGCCGGTCTACGACAAGCCCATGATCTACTACCCGCTGTCCACCCTCATGCTGGCGGGCATCCGGGACATCCTGGTCATCTCCACGCCGACCGACCTCCCCAACTTCGAGCGCCTGCTCGGGGACGGCTCGCGCTACGGCGTGAACCTCTCCTACGCCGAGCAGCCGAGCCCCGACGGCCTGGCCCAGGCCTTCACCATCGGCGAGGACTTCATCGCCGGCGAGCCGTGCGCCCTGGTGCTCGGCGACAACATCTTCTACGGCAACGGCCTGTCGCGCCACCTGACGCGCGCCGTCCAGAACGCAGAGTCGGGCCGCGCCACGGTCTTCGGCTACCACGTGGACGACCCCGAGCGCTTCGGCGTCGTGGAGTTCGACGGCGAGGGCAGGGCCGTCTCCATCGAGGAGAAGCCCGAGCGCCCCAAGAGCTCCTACGCCGTCACCGGCCTGTACTTCTACCCGGGCGACGTGGCCGCCAAGGCCCACGAGGTCAGGCCCTCGGCCCGCGGCGAGCTGGAGATCACCACGCTCAACCAGATGTACCTGGAGGAGGGGACGCTGTCGGTCGTCACCCTCGGCCGCGGCTACGCGTGGCTGGACACCGGCACCATGGAGAGCCTGCACGAGGCCGCGGAGTTCGTCCGCGCCGTGGAGCACTCCCAGGACCTGCCGGTGTCCGTGCCCGAGGAGATCGCCTGGGAGAACGGCTGGATCACGACCGCCGGGCTGGAGGAGGCCGCGAAGGCCTACGGCAAGTCGGTCTACGGCCGGCACCTCAAGAAGGTCGCCGCCGGCGAGATCGTGAACAGCCCGCGCGAGTACTAG
- a CDS encoding glycosyltransferase family 2 protein — translation MSSKSNVLIAIPAYNEEECIESTVNELRSVASGFDFIIINDGSRDRTGEICGSLNCKVITMPINCGLTVGFQTAARYAIDHGYDYMIQFDADGQHRPEYIAALVEKAETSGSDIVIGSRFLTVRKDKSMRMIGSRMITVLIKMLTGRRISDPTSGFRLFSSSVLKEYYYDNTLNPEPESIALFLKQGYLVSEVQVSMRERQGGESYLNPVKSIQYMLRVFATLLVVQWFR, via the coding sequence TTGTCGTCTAAATCGAATGTGCTTATTGCGATTCCTGCATATAATGAAGAGGAGTGCATTGAAAGCACGGTTAATGAGCTCCGTTCGGTTGCTTCAGGGTTTGATTTCATTATTATCAATGATGGTTCACGCGATCGAACGGGTGAGATTTGTGGTTCGTTGAACTGTAAGGTTATTACAATGCCAATTAACTGCGGGCTGACCGTTGGTTTTCAGACTGCGGCTCGATATGCCATCGATCATGGTTACGACTATATGATTCAGTTTGATGCAGATGGGCAACATCGACCGGAATATATAGCTGCTTTAGTTGAGAAAGCCGAAACATCTGGTTCCGATATTGTTATTGGCTCGAGGTTCCTAACTGTTCGCAAAGACAAATCGATGCGTATGATAGGTTCGCGAATGATTACCGTGTTAATCAAGATGTTGACCGGTCGTCGTATCAGTGATCCCACATCAGGTTTTAGGTTATTTAGTAGTTCTGTACTCAAAGAATACTATTACGACAACACTCTCAATCCTGAGCCAGAATCAATCGCGTTGTTTTTAAAGCAGGGGTACCTGGTTTCCGAGGTTCAAGTATCAATGCGTGAGCGCCAAGGTGGCGAAAGCTATTTAAATCCAGTCAAGTCGATTCAGTATATGCTTCGAGTGTTTGCTACGCTGCTAGTAGTTCAATGGTTTAGGTGA
- a CDS encoding LicD family protein has protein sequence MGILSRIADHLPASKRAIRDLRSDVNELYELNRSINARIEQADNGINDNLNFRAEWLKSDNDGVSMRIETMLWQLYRNDNEDLQDAKKRFFASLPEANGGLRAMQLGCAKLLGEFDSLCKDNGLQYWIAFGTLLGAIRHQGFIPWDDDSDLGMMRSEIDRLIDIVSDDERYRISIVYDVWNFCKQVRFMYADINNPCFLDLFIFEESGNADKKTFEKQLELRMKMIAEMKDAPYYSEWKEKEFIPASDPLTTQIEETFAKYRSIEIDQGIIDAQATNGMLWGIENIYILSEYQWACSKQDVFPTQTISFEQIPCQAPNNLRKFTEDVYGDIYRVPKDISTHREHINKENLRALEDQES, from the coding sequence ATGGGCATCCTGTCACGCATCGCCGACCATCTTCCCGCATCAAAGCGAGCAATTAGAGATCTTCGCTCAGATGTCAATGAACTCTATGAACTCAACCGATCCATCAATGCGAGGATCGAGCAGGCCGACAACGGTATTAACGACAACCTGAATTTTAGGGCCGAGTGGCTTAAAAGTGATAACGACGGCGTTTCGATGAGAATCGAAACGATGCTTTGGCAGCTTTACCGAAACGACAACGAAGATCTGCAAGACGCAAAGAAGCGTTTTTTCGCGTCGCTTCCGGAAGCCAACGGCGGGCTCAGGGCAATGCAGCTCGGATGTGCAAAGCTGCTTGGAGAGTTTGACTCATTATGTAAAGACAACGGTCTTCAATACTGGATTGCATTCGGAACGCTTCTTGGAGCAATCCGACACCAGGGCTTTATTCCTTGGGATGATGATAGCGATCTCGGCATGATGCGATCGGAGATTGACAGACTTATCGATATTGTCAGCGATGACGAACGGTATCGAATCTCAATCGTTTACGATGTCTGGAACTTCTGTAAGCAAGTTCGTTTTATGTACGCAGACATTAATAATCCCTGCTTTTTAGACTTGTTCATATTTGAAGAGAGCGGCAACGCCGATAAAAAGACGTTTGAAAAACAGCTAGAACTAAGAATGAAAATGATAGCTGAGATGAAAGACGCCCCCTACTACAGCGAATGGAAGGAAAAGGAATTCATTCCAGCATCCGATCCGCTTACAACCCAAATAGAAGAAACGTTTGCAAAATACCGCTCGATTGAAATCGATCAAGGAATAATAGATGCGCAGGCAACCAATGGAATGCTTTGGGGTATCGAGAATATCTACATTTTGTCTGAGTATCAATGGGCATGTTCAAAACAGGATGTATTCCCAACACAAACTATTTCTTTTGAACAGATTCCCTGCCAGGCACCGAATAATCTCAGAAAGTTCACCGAAGACGTATATGGAGATATCTACCGAGTGCCGAAAGATATTTCGACACACCGCGAACACATCAATAAAGAAAACCTTCGCGCACTAGAAGATCAAGAGTCATAG
- a CDS encoding DUF4422 domain-containing protein translates to MSKPNIKILVSCHKPVCIPCSDLYLPVHVGSLGKETIPGCQRDDCGENISDRNFTFCEMSGQYWAWKNLEADYVGQCHYRRFFNFDEKKYESNDHAQIEDDCLSPLSIKKYQLANESLIRDCVEKVDLVRAPYWDVRGVPTPCGPKKTIRDHMCAYGLVTQAELDHMVDICKIAQPDYVDELVAYLNGSKYLGYNCFVMKKTLFDELCAFEFSILQQFDFEYDYENKTTTHKRICGYLGEILYSVFVSHISKRGIKIAERPLVFFEETPAPIDAAVVDSQTVDIVWRYAESTPIKFSVALESLIRQLDETRKYRLLLIHNCQFNFANCLNILEAIPENLEIRQATFPVVGPNDLFGSMDAAEAHIVLPFMLPRIMDADSTSHHRVLWVEGCAFFKKDPAVIIEGSVYSLAAIKSVFLEKELNKPVSSRLRDLYLAAAGGWEMSEASALIVDLSQLSTICPEPYELYCACASELGIDPRGDLAKEFQKYQSHKKKPGSAKDAFCFPLSVFAVRSLMMRKLNFSFIPNSSSMPVVSFEEVGMWANECTAKEYKASDESGLLLYSSDTTPFSEPANALCRDYWRLARCMDAYESLLVMLAEYRPLGLKRTLFPVGTRRHRVMFKMVSLIRRFR, encoded by the coding sequence ATGTCTAAACCCAACATCAAGATTCTAGTTTCGTGTCATAAGCCCGTCTGCATTCCTTGTTCCGACCTGTATCTACCTGTTCATGTCGGCTCTTTGGGTAAGGAGACTATTCCTGGATGCCAGCGCGATGATTGCGGCGAGAATATCTCCGATCGGAATTTCACTTTTTGTGAAATGAGCGGTCAGTATTGGGCTTGGAAAAACTTAGAGGCAGATTATGTTGGCCAATGCCATTACCGCCGTTTTTTCAATTTTGATGAGAAGAAATATGAGTCGAACGATCATGCTCAGATTGAGGATGACTGTTTGTCTCCACTGTCAATTAAAAAGTATCAGCTAGCAAACGAGTCTTTGATTAGGGACTGTGTCGAGAAGGTCGACCTTGTACGTGCTCCTTATTGGGACGTGAGGGGAGTTCCCACCCCTTGCGGCCCTAAAAAAACTATAAGGGACCATATGTGTGCTTATGGCCTTGTTACTCAAGCCGAGCTAGACCATATGGTTGATATTTGCAAGATTGCTCAGCCTGATTATGTAGACGAGCTTGTCGCATATCTTAACGGTTCCAAGTATCTGGGCTATAACTGCTTCGTGATGAAGAAGACCCTCTTCGATGAACTCTGTGCATTTGAGTTTTCGATTCTTCAGCAGTTTGACTTTGAATACGACTATGAGAACAAGACGACTACTCACAAACGTATTTGTGGCTATTTGGGCGAGATCCTATACAGCGTATTCGTTTCTCATATCTCTAAGAGGGGGATTAAGATCGCTGAGCGTCCGCTTGTTTTCTTTGAAGAGACGCCTGCTCCGATTGACGCTGCTGTAGTCGATAGCCAAACGGTTGATATCGTATGGCGCTATGCGGAATCGACGCCTATTAAATTTTCCGTCGCGCTGGAGAGCTTAATTCGTCAGCTTGACGAGACTCGAAAGTATCGATTGCTTCTAATTCATAATTGTCAGTTTAACTTTGCCAATTGCCTTAACATACTCGAGGCTATTCCGGAGAATCTTGAAATTAGACAAGCAACTTTCCCGGTAGTTGGACCCAACGACCTCTTTGGTTCTATGGATGCCGCTGAAGCGCATATTGTCCTTCCTTTTATGCTTCCTCGCATCATGGATGCCGATTCGACTAGTCATCATCGAGTTCTTTGGGTTGAGGGGTGTGCTTTCTTTAAAAAAGACCCAGCCGTAATTATTGAAGGTTCAGTATATTCACTCGCTGCTATAAAGAGCGTTTTCCTCGAGAAAGAGCTTAATAAGCCCGTTTCGTCTCGTTTGCGCGACTTATATCTTGCTGCTGCAGGTGGCTGGGAGATGAGCGAGGCGTCCGCTCTTATAGTTGATTTGTCTCAGCTTTCTACTATCTGTCCTGAGCCATATGAGTTGTACTGTGCCTGTGCATCTGAGCTGGGCATCGATCCAAGAGGCGATTTGGCTAAAGAGTTTCAAAAGTATCAGTCGCATAAAAAGAAACCGGGCAGCGCTAAAGATGCTTTCTGCTTCCCGCTAAGCGTATTTGCGGTTCGAAGCCTTATGATGCGCAAACTAAATTTCAGCTTTATCCCGAATTCGAGCAGTATGCCCGTGGTGTCCTTTGAAGAAGTTGGCATGTGGGCCAACGAGTGCACGGCAAAGGAGTATAAGGCCTCCGATGAGAGTGGATTGTTGCTCTATTCATCGGATACGACTCCATTCTCTGAACCGGCGAATGCACTTTGTCGTGATTATTGGCGTTTGGCCAGGTGTATGGATGCGTATGAGTCACTTTTAGTTATGCTTGCGGAATACCGACCGCTTGGATTAAAACGGACGTTGTTTCCAGTTGGGACAAGGCGACATAGGGTTATGTTTAAGATGGTTTCCCTGATTCGACGCTTTCGTTAA